The following proteins are co-located in the Eptesicus fuscus isolate TK198812 chromosome 9, DD_ASM_mEF_20220401, whole genome shotgun sequence genome:
- the ATP13A2 gene encoding polyamine-transporting ATPase 13A2 isoform X3, whose product MSADSSLLVGSTAASYGTLTIEPSLDPLSSSASSVRLSGYCGSPWRVIGYHVVVWMMAGIPLLLFRWKPAWGVWLRCQPCNLARAETLVIEIRDKEDSSWQLCTVQVQTEPISEGSLELPPQTQAEDGRSQAAVGAVPEEAWKDTARLHGSEEAVSGQQRLLRYYLFRGQRYVWMETQQAFCQVSLLDHGRTCDDIHHARSGLGLQDQTARKAIYGPNVISVPVKSYLQLLVDEALNPYYGFQAFSIGLWLADHYYWYALCIFLISSVSICLSLYKTRKQSQTLRDMVKLSVRVCVCRPGGEEEWVDSSQLVPGDCLVLPEEGGLMPCDAALVAGECVANESSLTGESVPVLKTALPEGPVPYGPETHRRHTLFCGTLVLQARAFVGPHVLAVVTRTGFCTAKGGLVSSILHPRPINFKFYKHSMKFVAALSVLALLGTIYSIFILHRNRVPVNEIVIRALDLVTVVVPPALPAAMTVCTLYAQSRLRSQGIFCIHPLRINLGGKLRLVCFDKTGTLTEDGLDVMGVVPLQGQAFLPLVPEPRRLPMGPLLRALATCHGLSRLQDTPVGDPLDLKMVESTGWVLEEGPPADSAFGSQVLAVMRPPVQEPQMQGMEEPPVPVSVLGRFPFSSSLQRMNVVVVWPGAAQPEAYVKGSPELVAGLCDPKTVPDNFAQMLQSYTATGYRVVALAGKPLPVPPSLEAAQQLTRDTVEQELSLLGLLVLRNLLKPQTTSVIQALRRTCIRTVMVTGDNLQTAVTVAQSCGMVGPQERLVIVHATAPERGQPASLELLPVESPEAVNGAKDPEQVASYTAEPDPRSSHLALSGSTFAVLKKHFPRLLPKVLVQGTIFARMAPEQKTELVCELQKLQYCVGMCGDGANDCGALKAADVGISLSQAEASVVSPFTSSMASIECVPMVIREGRCSLDTSFSVFKYMALYSLTQFISVLILYTINTNLGDVQFLAIDLVITTTVAVLMSRTGPALVLGRARPPGALLSVPVLSSLLLQVALVAGVQLGGYFLAVAQPWFVPLNKTVPAPDNLPNYENTVVFSVSSFQYLILAAAVSKGAPFRRPLYTNECAGPLPPRLPTVAAAQTGLQEAVQAAGAGAGGAALAAAHPAWEVVRPVRPTGL is encoded by the exons ATGAGCGCAG ACAGCAGCCTTCTGGTAGGCAGCACGGCCGCCAGTTATGGGACCCTGACGATAGAGCCATCTCTCGATCCCCTCAGCTCCTCAGCTTCATCCGTG AGGCTCAGCGGCTACTGCGGGAGTCCATGGAGGGTTATAGGCTATCACGTCGTGGTCTGGATGATGGCAGGGATCCCTTTGCTGCTCTTCCGGTGGAAGCCGGCATGGGGGGTGTGGCTGCGATGCCAGCCGTGCAACCTGGCCCGCGCCGAAACACTCGTCATCGAAATAAGAGACAAAGAG GATAGTTCGTGGCAGCTCTGCACTGTCCAGGTGCAGACTGAGCCCATCAGCGAGGGCAG cctggagctgccCCCACAGACCCAGGCGGAGGATGGGCGGAGCCAGGCTGCTGTGGGGGCGGTACCGGAGGAAGCATGGAAGGACACTGCCCGGCTCCACGGGAGTGAAGAGGCAGTGAGCGGACAG caGCGGCTGCTGCGGTACTACCTCTTCCGGGGCCAGCGCTACGTCTGGATGGAGACCCAGCAGGCCTTCTGCCAAGTCAG CCTGCTGGACCACGGCCGCACCTGTGACGACATCCACCACGCCCGCTCCGGCCTCGGCCTCCAGGACCAAACCGCGAG GAAGGCCATCTACGGCCCCAATGTGATCAGTGTACCAGTCAAGTCCTATCTGCAGCTGCTGGTGGACGAG gCACTGAACCCCTACTATGGGTTCCAGGCCTTCAGCATCGGGCTGTGGCTGGCCGACCACTACTACTGGTACGCCCTGTGCATCTTCCTCATCTCCTCCGTCTCCATCTGCCTCTCGCTGTACAAAACCAGAAAG CAAAGCCAGACCCTGAGGGACATGGTCAAACTGTCCGTGCGAGTGTGCGTGtgccggcctgggggag aggaggaatggGTTGACTCCAGCCAGCTGGTGCCCGGAGACTGCCTGGTGCTGCCGGAGGAGGGTGGGCTGATGCCCTGTGACGCTGCGCTGGTGGCCGGCGAGTGCGTGGCCAACGAGAGCTCTCTGACAG GGGAGAGCGTTCCAGTGCTGAAGACGGCCCTGCCCGAGGGGCCAGTGCCCTATGGCCCGGAGACCCACCGGCGACACACCCTCTTCTGCGGGACCCTCGTCCTGCAGGCCCGGGCCTTCGTAGGACCCCACGTCCTGGCCGTGGTGACCCGAACAG GGTTCTGCACGGCTAAAGGGGGGCTGGTGAGCTCCATCTTACATCCCCGGCCCATCAACTTCAAGTTCTACAAACACAGCATGAAGTTTGTGGCTGCCCTGTCTGTCCTGG CTCTCCTCGGCACCATCTATAGCATCTTCATCCTCCACCGAAACCGG GTGCCTGTGAACGAGATTGTGATCCGGGCTCTGGACCTGGTGACGGTGGTGGTGCCGCCCGCCCTGCCGGCCGCCATGACTGTGTGCACGCTCTACGCCCAGAGCCGGCTGCGGAGCCAGGGCATCTTCTGCATCCACCCACTGCGCATCAACCTGGGGGGCAAGCTCCGGCTGGTGTGCTTCGACAAG ACAGGCACCCTCACTGAGGATGGCTTGGATGTGATGGGTGTGGTGCCCCTGCAAGGGCAGGCCTTCCTGCCACTGGTCCCAGAGCCCCGCCGCCTGCCCATGGGGCCCCTGCTCCGAGCACTGGCCACCTGCCACGGCCTCAGCCGGCTCCAGGACACCCCAGTGGGCGACCCTCTGGACCTCAAGATGGTGGAATCTACTGGCTGG gtCCTGGAGGAGGGGCCGCCTGCAGACTCGGCATTTGGGTCCCAGGTGTTAGCAGTGATGAGACCTCCAGTTCAGGAGCCCCAAATGCAGGGCATG GAGGAGCCCCCGGTGCCCGTCAGCGTCCTCGGCCGCTTTCCCTTCTCGTCATCCCTGCAGCGCATGAACGTGGTGGTGGTGTGGCCAGGGGCCGCTCAGCCGGAGGCCTACGTCAAGGGCTCCCCTGAGCTGGTGGCAGGCCTCTGCGACCCCAAGACAG TGCCCGACAACTTCGCCCAGATGCTGCAGAGCTACACGGCCACTGGCTACCGCGTCGTGGCCCTCGCCGGCAAGCCGCTGCCCGTCCCACCCAGCCTGGAGGCAGCTCAGCAACTGACCAG GGACACTGTGGAGCAGGAGCTGAGTCTCCTGGGGCTGTTGGTCCTGAGGAATCTGCTGAAGCCACAGACCACATCAGTCATCCAGGCTCTGCGGAGAACCTGCATCCGCACGGTCATGGTGACAG GGGACAACCTGCAGACAGCAGTCACTGTGGCCCAGAGCTGCGGCATGGTGGGCCCCCAGGAGCGACTGGTCATCGTCCACGCCACTGCCCCTGAGCGGGGCCAGCCTGCCTCCCTCGAGCTCCTGCCCGTGGAGTCCCCTGAGGCTGTGAACGGGGCCAAG GATCCTGAGCAGGTCGCAAGCTACACCGCGGAGCCAGACCCCCGATCCAGCCACCTGGCCCTCAGCGGGTCCACCTTTGCTGTGCTTAAGAAGCACTTCCCCAGGCTACTGCCCAAG GTCCTGGTTCAGGGCACCATCTTTGCCCGTATGGCTCCTGAGCAGAAGACAGAGCTGGTGTGTGAGCTGCAGAAGCTTCA GTACTGTGTGGGCATGTGCGGGGACGGCGCCAATGACTGTGGGGCCCTGAAGGCAGCAGACGTGGGCATCTCACTCTCCCAGGCCGAAGCCTCGGTGGTCTCGCCCTTCACCTCGAGCATGGCCAGCATTGAGTGTGTGCCCATGGTCATCAG GGAAGGCCGCTGTTCCCTCGACACATCCTTCAGCGTCTTCAAGTACATGGCCCTGTACAGCCTGACCCAGTTCATCTCCGTGCTGATCCTCTACACG ATCAACACCAACCTGGGTGACGTGCAGTTCTTGGCCATCGACCTGGTCATCACCACCACGGTGGCCGTGCTCATGAGCCGCACGGGGCCCGCGCTGGTGCTGGGGCGGGCGCGGCCGCCGGGGGCACTGCTCAGCGTGCCCGTGCTGAGCAGCCTGCTGCTGCAGGTGGCCCTGGTGGCCGGCGTGCAGCTGGGGGGCTACTTCCTGGCCGTGGCCCAGCCCTG GTTTGTGCCTCTGAACAAGACCGTGCCCGCGCCAGACAACCTGCCCAACTACGAGAACACGGTGGTCTTCTCTGTGTCCAGCTTCCAGTACCTCATCCTGGCTGCGGCCGTGTCCAAGGGGGCGCCCTTTCGCCGGCCGCTGTACACCAACg AGTGCGCTGGACCACTGCCTCCCAGGCTGCCTACGGTGGCTGCGGCCCAAACGGGCCTCCAAGAAGCGGTTCAAGCAGCTGGAGCGGGAGCTGGCGGAGCAGCCCTGGCCGCCGCCCACCCGGCCTGGGAGGTAGTGCGCCCCGTCCGGCCCACTGGACTCTGA
- the ATP13A2 gene encoding polyamine-transporting ATPase 13A2 isoform X2 produces MSADSSLLVGSTAASYGTLTIEPSLDPLSSSASSVRLSGYCGSPWRVIGYHVVVWMMAGIPLLLFRWKPAWGVWLRCQPCNLARAETLVIEIRDKEDSSWQLCTVQVQTEPISEGSLELPPQTQAEDGRSQAAVGAVPEEAWKDTARLHGSEEAVSGQQRLLRYYLFRGQRYVWMETQQAFCQVSLLDHGRTCDDIHHARSGLGLQDQTARKAIYGPNVISVPVKSYLQLLVDEALNPYYGFQAFSIGLWLADHYYWYALCIFLISSVSICLSLYKTRKQSQTLRDMVKLSVRVCVCRPGGEEEWVDSSQLVPGDCLVLPEEGGLMPCDAALVAGECVANESSLTGESVPVLKTALPEGPVPYGPETHRRHTLFCGTLVLQARAFVGPHVLAVVTRTGFCTAKGGLVSSILHPRPINFKFYKHSMKFVAALSVLALLGTIYSIFILHRNRVPVNEIVIRALDLVTVVVPPALPAAMTVCTLYAQSRLRSQGIFCIHPLRINLGGKLRLVCFDKTGTLTEDGLDVMGVVPLQGQAFLPLVPEPRRLPMGPLLRALATCHGLSRLQDTPVGDPLDLKMVESTGWVLEEGPPADSAFGSQVLAVMRPPVQEPQMQGMEEPPVPVSVLGRFPFSSSLQRMNVVVVWPGAAQPEAYVKGSPELVAGLCDPKTVPDNFAQMLQSYTATGYRVVALAGKPLPVPPSLEAAQQLTRDTVEQELSLLGLLVLRNLLKPQTTSVIQALRRTCIRTVMVTGDNLQTAVTVAQSCGMVGPQERLVIVHATAPERGQPASLELLPVESPEAVNGAKDPEQVASYTAEPDPRSSHLALSGSTFAVLKKHFPRLLPKVLVQGTIFARMAPEQKTELVCELQKLQYCVGMCGDGANDCGALKAADVGISLSQAEASVVSPFTSSMASIECVPMVIREGRCSLDTSFSVFKYMALYSLTQFISVLILYTINTNLGDVQFLAIDLVITTTVAVLMSRTGPALVLGRARPPGALLSVPVLSSLLLQVALVAGVQLGGYFLAVAQPWFVPLNKTVPAPDNLPNYENTVVFSVSSFQYLILAAAVSKGAPFRRPLYTNGATGTEGHHRHLLQAAAAGPGRLQLRGGLHAGECAGPLPPRLPTVAAAQTGLQEAVQAAGAGAGGAALAAAHPAWEVVRPVRPTGL; encoded by the exons ATGAGCGCAG ACAGCAGCCTTCTGGTAGGCAGCACGGCCGCCAGTTATGGGACCCTGACGATAGAGCCATCTCTCGATCCCCTCAGCTCCTCAGCTTCATCCGTG AGGCTCAGCGGCTACTGCGGGAGTCCATGGAGGGTTATAGGCTATCACGTCGTGGTCTGGATGATGGCAGGGATCCCTTTGCTGCTCTTCCGGTGGAAGCCGGCATGGGGGGTGTGGCTGCGATGCCAGCCGTGCAACCTGGCCCGCGCCGAAACACTCGTCATCGAAATAAGAGACAAAGAG GATAGTTCGTGGCAGCTCTGCACTGTCCAGGTGCAGACTGAGCCCATCAGCGAGGGCAG cctggagctgccCCCACAGACCCAGGCGGAGGATGGGCGGAGCCAGGCTGCTGTGGGGGCGGTACCGGAGGAAGCATGGAAGGACACTGCCCGGCTCCACGGGAGTGAAGAGGCAGTGAGCGGACAG caGCGGCTGCTGCGGTACTACCTCTTCCGGGGCCAGCGCTACGTCTGGATGGAGACCCAGCAGGCCTTCTGCCAAGTCAG CCTGCTGGACCACGGCCGCACCTGTGACGACATCCACCACGCCCGCTCCGGCCTCGGCCTCCAGGACCAAACCGCGAG GAAGGCCATCTACGGCCCCAATGTGATCAGTGTACCAGTCAAGTCCTATCTGCAGCTGCTGGTGGACGAG gCACTGAACCCCTACTATGGGTTCCAGGCCTTCAGCATCGGGCTGTGGCTGGCCGACCACTACTACTGGTACGCCCTGTGCATCTTCCTCATCTCCTCCGTCTCCATCTGCCTCTCGCTGTACAAAACCAGAAAG CAAAGCCAGACCCTGAGGGACATGGTCAAACTGTCCGTGCGAGTGTGCGTGtgccggcctgggggag aggaggaatggGTTGACTCCAGCCAGCTGGTGCCCGGAGACTGCCTGGTGCTGCCGGAGGAGGGTGGGCTGATGCCCTGTGACGCTGCGCTGGTGGCCGGCGAGTGCGTGGCCAACGAGAGCTCTCTGACAG GGGAGAGCGTTCCAGTGCTGAAGACGGCCCTGCCCGAGGGGCCAGTGCCCTATGGCCCGGAGACCCACCGGCGACACACCCTCTTCTGCGGGACCCTCGTCCTGCAGGCCCGGGCCTTCGTAGGACCCCACGTCCTGGCCGTGGTGACCCGAACAG GGTTCTGCACGGCTAAAGGGGGGCTGGTGAGCTCCATCTTACATCCCCGGCCCATCAACTTCAAGTTCTACAAACACAGCATGAAGTTTGTGGCTGCCCTGTCTGTCCTGG CTCTCCTCGGCACCATCTATAGCATCTTCATCCTCCACCGAAACCGG GTGCCTGTGAACGAGATTGTGATCCGGGCTCTGGACCTGGTGACGGTGGTGGTGCCGCCCGCCCTGCCGGCCGCCATGACTGTGTGCACGCTCTACGCCCAGAGCCGGCTGCGGAGCCAGGGCATCTTCTGCATCCACCCACTGCGCATCAACCTGGGGGGCAAGCTCCGGCTGGTGTGCTTCGACAAG ACAGGCACCCTCACTGAGGATGGCTTGGATGTGATGGGTGTGGTGCCCCTGCAAGGGCAGGCCTTCCTGCCACTGGTCCCAGAGCCCCGCCGCCTGCCCATGGGGCCCCTGCTCCGAGCACTGGCCACCTGCCACGGCCTCAGCCGGCTCCAGGACACCCCAGTGGGCGACCCTCTGGACCTCAAGATGGTGGAATCTACTGGCTGG gtCCTGGAGGAGGGGCCGCCTGCAGACTCGGCATTTGGGTCCCAGGTGTTAGCAGTGATGAGACCTCCAGTTCAGGAGCCCCAAATGCAGGGCATG GAGGAGCCCCCGGTGCCCGTCAGCGTCCTCGGCCGCTTTCCCTTCTCGTCATCCCTGCAGCGCATGAACGTGGTGGTGGTGTGGCCAGGGGCCGCTCAGCCGGAGGCCTACGTCAAGGGCTCCCCTGAGCTGGTGGCAGGCCTCTGCGACCCCAAGACAG TGCCCGACAACTTCGCCCAGATGCTGCAGAGCTACACGGCCACTGGCTACCGCGTCGTGGCCCTCGCCGGCAAGCCGCTGCCCGTCCCACCCAGCCTGGAGGCAGCTCAGCAACTGACCAG GGACACTGTGGAGCAGGAGCTGAGTCTCCTGGGGCTGTTGGTCCTGAGGAATCTGCTGAAGCCACAGACCACATCAGTCATCCAGGCTCTGCGGAGAACCTGCATCCGCACGGTCATGGTGACAG GGGACAACCTGCAGACAGCAGTCACTGTGGCCCAGAGCTGCGGCATGGTGGGCCCCCAGGAGCGACTGGTCATCGTCCACGCCACTGCCCCTGAGCGGGGCCAGCCTGCCTCCCTCGAGCTCCTGCCCGTGGAGTCCCCTGAGGCTGTGAACGGGGCCAAG GATCCTGAGCAGGTCGCAAGCTACACCGCGGAGCCAGACCCCCGATCCAGCCACCTGGCCCTCAGCGGGTCCACCTTTGCTGTGCTTAAGAAGCACTTCCCCAGGCTACTGCCCAAG GTCCTGGTTCAGGGCACCATCTTTGCCCGTATGGCTCCTGAGCAGAAGACAGAGCTGGTGTGTGAGCTGCAGAAGCTTCA GTACTGTGTGGGCATGTGCGGGGACGGCGCCAATGACTGTGGGGCCCTGAAGGCAGCAGACGTGGGCATCTCACTCTCCCAGGCCGAAGCCTCGGTGGTCTCGCCCTTCACCTCGAGCATGGCCAGCATTGAGTGTGTGCCCATGGTCATCAG GGAAGGCCGCTGTTCCCTCGACACATCCTTCAGCGTCTTCAAGTACATGGCCCTGTACAGCCTGACCCAGTTCATCTCCGTGCTGATCCTCTACACG ATCAACACCAACCTGGGTGACGTGCAGTTCTTGGCCATCGACCTGGTCATCACCACCACGGTGGCCGTGCTCATGAGCCGCACGGGGCCCGCGCTGGTGCTGGGGCGGGCGCGGCCGCCGGGGGCACTGCTCAGCGTGCCCGTGCTGAGCAGCCTGCTGCTGCAGGTGGCCCTGGTGGCCGGCGTGCAGCTGGGGGGCTACTTCCTGGCCGTGGCCCAGCCCTG GTTTGTGCCTCTGAACAAGACCGTGCCCGCGCCAGACAACCTGCCCAACTACGAGAACACGGTGGTCTTCTCTGTGTCCAGCTTCCAGTACCTCATCCTGGCTGCGGCCGTGTCCAAGGGGGCGCCCTTTCGCCGGCCGCTGTACACCAACg GGGCCACTGGCACTGAGGGACATCACCGACACCTGCttcaagctgctgctgctgggcctggtcGCCTTCAACTTCGTGGGGGCCTTCATGCTGGAG AGTGCGCTGGACCACTGCCTCCCAGGCTGCCTACGGTGGCTGCGGCCCAAACGGGCCTCCAAGAAGCGGTTCAAGCAGCTGGAGCGGGAGCTGGCGGAGCAGCCCTGGCCGCCGCCCACCCGGCCTGGGAGGTAGTGCGCCCCGTCCGGCCCACTGGACTCTGA
- the ATP13A2 gene encoding polyamine-transporting ATPase 13A2 isoform X4, whose product MSADSSLLVGSTAASYGTLTIEPSLDPLSSSASSVRLSGYCGSPWRVIGYHVVVWMMAGIPLLLFRWKPAWGVWLRCQPCNLARAETLVIEIRDKEDSSWQLCTVQVQTEPISEGSLELPPQTQAEDGRSQAAVGAVPEEAWKDTARLHGSEEAVSGQQRLLRYYLFRGQRYVWMETQQAFCQVSLLDHGRTCDDIHHARSGLGLQDQTARKAIYGPNVISVPVKSYLQLLVDEALNPYYGFQAFSIGLWLADHYYWYALCIFLISSVSICLSLYKTRKQSQTLRDMVKLSVRVCVCRPGGEEEWVDSSQLVPGDCLVLPEEGGLMPCDAALVAGECVANESSLTGESVPVLKTALPEGPVPYGPETHRRHTLFCGTLVLQARAFVGPHVLAVVTRTGFCTAKGGLVSSILHPRPINFKFYKHSMKFVAALSVLALLGTIYSIFILHRNRVPVNEIVIRALDLVTVVVPPALPAAMTVCTLYAQSRLRSQGIFCIHPLRINLGGKLRLVCFDKVLEEGPPADSAFGSQVLAVMRPPVQEPQMQGMEEPPVPVSVLGRFPFSSSLQRMNVVVVWPGAAQPEAYVKGSPELVAGLCDPKTVPDNFAQMLQSYTATGYRVVALAGKPLPVPPSLEAAQQLTRDTVEQELSLLGLLVLRNLLKPQTTSVIQALRRTCIRTVMVTGDNLQTAVTVAQSCGMVGPQERLVIVHATAPERGQPASLELLPVESPEAVNGAKDPEQVASYTAEPDPRSSHLALSGSTFAVLKKHFPRLLPKVLVQGTIFARMAPEQKTELVCELQKLQYCVGMCGDGANDCGALKAADVGISLSQAEASVVSPFTSSMASIECVPMVIREGRCSLDTSFSVFKYMALYSLTQFISVLILYTINTNLGDVQFLAIDLVITTTVAVLMSRTGPALVLGRARPPGALLSVPVLSSLLLQVALVAGVQLGGYFLAVAQPWFVPLNKTVPAPDNLPNYENTVVFSVSSFQYLILAAAVSKGAPFRRPLYTNVPFLVALALLGSILVGLLLVPGLLQGPLALRDITDTCFKLLLLGLVAFNFVGAFMLESALDHCLPGCLRWLRPKRASKKRFKQLERELAEQPWPPPTRPGR is encoded by the exons ATGAGCGCAG ACAGCAGCCTTCTGGTAGGCAGCACGGCCGCCAGTTATGGGACCCTGACGATAGAGCCATCTCTCGATCCCCTCAGCTCCTCAGCTTCATCCGTG AGGCTCAGCGGCTACTGCGGGAGTCCATGGAGGGTTATAGGCTATCACGTCGTGGTCTGGATGATGGCAGGGATCCCTTTGCTGCTCTTCCGGTGGAAGCCGGCATGGGGGGTGTGGCTGCGATGCCAGCCGTGCAACCTGGCCCGCGCCGAAACACTCGTCATCGAAATAAGAGACAAAGAG GATAGTTCGTGGCAGCTCTGCACTGTCCAGGTGCAGACTGAGCCCATCAGCGAGGGCAG cctggagctgccCCCACAGACCCAGGCGGAGGATGGGCGGAGCCAGGCTGCTGTGGGGGCGGTACCGGAGGAAGCATGGAAGGACACTGCCCGGCTCCACGGGAGTGAAGAGGCAGTGAGCGGACAG caGCGGCTGCTGCGGTACTACCTCTTCCGGGGCCAGCGCTACGTCTGGATGGAGACCCAGCAGGCCTTCTGCCAAGTCAG CCTGCTGGACCACGGCCGCACCTGTGACGACATCCACCACGCCCGCTCCGGCCTCGGCCTCCAGGACCAAACCGCGAG GAAGGCCATCTACGGCCCCAATGTGATCAGTGTACCAGTCAAGTCCTATCTGCAGCTGCTGGTGGACGAG gCACTGAACCCCTACTATGGGTTCCAGGCCTTCAGCATCGGGCTGTGGCTGGCCGACCACTACTACTGGTACGCCCTGTGCATCTTCCTCATCTCCTCCGTCTCCATCTGCCTCTCGCTGTACAAAACCAGAAAG CAAAGCCAGACCCTGAGGGACATGGTCAAACTGTCCGTGCGAGTGTGCGTGtgccggcctgggggag aggaggaatggGTTGACTCCAGCCAGCTGGTGCCCGGAGACTGCCTGGTGCTGCCGGAGGAGGGTGGGCTGATGCCCTGTGACGCTGCGCTGGTGGCCGGCGAGTGCGTGGCCAACGAGAGCTCTCTGACAG GGGAGAGCGTTCCAGTGCTGAAGACGGCCCTGCCCGAGGGGCCAGTGCCCTATGGCCCGGAGACCCACCGGCGACACACCCTCTTCTGCGGGACCCTCGTCCTGCAGGCCCGGGCCTTCGTAGGACCCCACGTCCTGGCCGTGGTGACCCGAACAG GGTTCTGCACGGCTAAAGGGGGGCTGGTGAGCTCCATCTTACATCCCCGGCCCATCAACTTCAAGTTCTACAAACACAGCATGAAGTTTGTGGCTGCCCTGTCTGTCCTGG CTCTCCTCGGCACCATCTATAGCATCTTCATCCTCCACCGAAACCGG GTGCCTGTGAACGAGATTGTGATCCGGGCTCTGGACCTGGTGACGGTGGTGGTGCCGCCCGCCCTGCCGGCCGCCATGACTGTGTGCACGCTCTACGCCCAGAGCCGGCTGCGGAGCCAGGGCATCTTCTGCATCCACCCACTGCGCATCAACCTGGGGGGCAAGCTCCGGCTGGTGTGCTTCGACAAG gtCCTGGAGGAGGGGCCGCCTGCAGACTCGGCATTTGGGTCCCAGGTGTTAGCAGTGATGAGACCTCCAGTTCAGGAGCCCCAAATGCAGGGCATG GAGGAGCCCCCGGTGCCCGTCAGCGTCCTCGGCCGCTTTCCCTTCTCGTCATCCCTGCAGCGCATGAACGTGGTGGTGGTGTGGCCAGGGGCCGCTCAGCCGGAGGCCTACGTCAAGGGCTCCCCTGAGCTGGTGGCAGGCCTCTGCGACCCCAAGACAG TGCCCGACAACTTCGCCCAGATGCTGCAGAGCTACACGGCCACTGGCTACCGCGTCGTGGCCCTCGCCGGCAAGCCGCTGCCCGTCCCACCCAGCCTGGAGGCAGCTCAGCAACTGACCAG GGACACTGTGGAGCAGGAGCTGAGTCTCCTGGGGCTGTTGGTCCTGAGGAATCTGCTGAAGCCACAGACCACATCAGTCATCCAGGCTCTGCGGAGAACCTGCATCCGCACGGTCATGGTGACAG GGGACAACCTGCAGACAGCAGTCACTGTGGCCCAGAGCTGCGGCATGGTGGGCCCCCAGGAGCGACTGGTCATCGTCCACGCCACTGCCCCTGAGCGGGGCCAGCCTGCCTCCCTCGAGCTCCTGCCCGTGGAGTCCCCTGAGGCTGTGAACGGGGCCAAG GATCCTGAGCAGGTCGCAAGCTACACCGCGGAGCCAGACCCCCGATCCAGCCACCTGGCCCTCAGCGGGTCCACCTTTGCTGTGCTTAAGAAGCACTTCCCCAGGCTACTGCCCAAG GTCCTGGTTCAGGGCACCATCTTTGCCCGTATGGCTCCTGAGCAGAAGACAGAGCTGGTGTGTGAGCTGCAGAAGCTTCA GTACTGTGTGGGCATGTGCGGGGACGGCGCCAATGACTGTGGGGCCCTGAAGGCAGCAGACGTGGGCATCTCACTCTCCCAGGCCGAAGCCTCGGTGGTCTCGCCCTTCACCTCGAGCATGGCCAGCATTGAGTGTGTGCCCATGGTCATCAG GGAAGGCCGCTGTTCCCTCGACACATCCTTCAGCGTCTTCAAGTACATGGCCCTGTACAGCCTGACCCAGTTCATCTCCGTGCTGATCCTCTACACG ATCAACACCAACCTGGGTGACGTGCAGTTCTTGGCCATCGACCTGGTCATCACCACCACGGTGGCCGTGCTCATGAGCCGCACGGGGCCCGCGCTGGTGCTGGGGCGGGCGCGGCCGCCGGGGGCACTGCTCAGCGTGCCCGTGCTGAGCAGCCTGCTGCTGCAGGTGGCCCTGGTGGCCGGCGTGCAGCTGGGGGGCTACTTCCTGGCCGTGGCCCAGCCCTG GTTTGTGCCTCTGAACAAGACCGTGCCCGCGCCAGACAACCTGCCCAACTACGAGAACACGGTGGTCTTCTCTGTGTCCAGCTTCCAGTACCTCATCCTGGCTGCGGCCGTGTCCAAGGGGGCGCCCTTTCGCCGGCCGCTGTACACCAACg TGCCCTTCCTGGTGGCCCTGGCGCTCTTGGGCTCCATCCTGGTGGGCCTCCTCCTGGTCCCCGGCCTCCTGCAGGGGCCACTGGCACTGAGGGACATCACCGACACCTGCttcaagctgctgctgctgggcctggtcGCCTTCAACTTCGTGGGGGCCTTCATGCTGGAG AGTGCGCTGGACCACTGCCTCCCAGGCTGCCTACGGTGGCTGCGGCCCAAACGGGCCTCCAAGAAGCGGTTCAAGCAGCTGGAGCGGGAGCTGGCGGAGCAGCCCTGGCCGCCGCCCACCCGGCCTGGGAGGTAG